The DNA segment TTTGACACGTGGAGACAAAAACTTTCACATCTTGCTTCATGTGTTTCCAGTAGAAATTAGAAGCCAAACGATGGTATGTGCGGGCAACTCCAGCATGCCCTCCAAGGGAAGATGCATGAAACTCCAATAGCAATTGTTGGCATAAGGAAGAACCTGAGGGAATAACCAGACGCCCATTGTAAAAGATTAACCCATCAAAGCTGGAACAGAGGTAGGGCTCGTGAGAATAGATTGCTTTAGAGCAAGCAACTCAGTATGGCTGGTATTAAGGTGTCTTAATTCCGTAAGAAGAGTGGGAACGCTCTTAGAGAGTGCCATGTAAATAACATCCGGAACTCTAGATAACGCATCCGCAACACCATTATGTCGGCCAGGTCGATAGATAATGGTGAAGTCATAGCCAACCAATTTTCTAAGCCATTTTTGTTGTTCAGGTGTCTGGATAGTTTGGGTGGTCAAGTTCTTAAGTGACTGTTGATCAGTCACGATGGTAAATTGGCGTCCCAACAAATATTGCCGCCACTTGCCAACAGCTTGAATGATGGCAAACATTTCCCTGTGATAGGTTGAAGCTTGTTGCATGCGTTTGCTAAGTTTTTGACTGAAAAAGGCCACTAGATGGCCATTTTGCGATAATATAGCTCCAATGCCGACGCCGGAGGCATCAGTTTCCAATTGGAAAGCTTTGCTAAAATCCGGAAGCGCCAAAACAGGGGTGGAGCTGAGACAAAGCCTTAATGCATCAAAAGCTGCCTGCTGGGGTACAGCCCACACAAAGGCCTCCTTACGTAACAAGTCAGTCAACGGTGCAGCTATGGATGCAAAATGATGAATAAACCGACGGTAGTACCCAGCCAGCCCTAAGAAACTCCGTACATCTTTCACAGAAAAAGGTGTAGGCCACTGCTGAATGATCGTAATTTTGGTTGGGTCTACTGCTAAACCAGCGGTAGTGATAACATGGCCTAAATAATCAACAGATGCTTGGCCAAAGACACATTTCGACCGCTTAGCAACCAATTTATGCTCCTGAAGCAATTGCAAGACTAACCGTAATTGTTCAAGATGGGCAGTCCAAGAAGGACTATAAATCAGAATGTCATCGAAAAAAACTAATACAAAGCGGCGCAAATACGGGCGAAATATATCATTCATGGTCGCTTGAAATGTGGAGGGAGCATTGGAGagaccaaatggcataacaAGGAACTCGTAATGCCCTTCGTGAGTCCGAAATGCAGTCTTTTCGACGTCCCCTGAGCGGACCCGAATCTGATGATATCCCGATAACAAAtccaatttagaaaaaaattgggcACCATAAAGTTCATCAAAAAGCTCATCGATAGTGGGAATTGGAAATCTGTCACGCACTGTGACAGCGTTCAAGGCGCGATAATCCACACAAAAACGCCAAGTGCCATCATTTTTGCGAACTAAAAGAACAGGCGAAGAAAAAGGGCTGGTGCTGGGACGAATAACCCCATCACGAATCATATCACCAACTAATTGTTCCATGACATTCTTCTGGAAATAGGGATAGCGGTATGGGCGGACATTCACTGGTTCCGTCCCTGGTAGCAAATGGATGGTGTGATCTTGGGGTCGCACCGGTGGAAGGCCCTGAGGTTTCTGAAATACAGTTGAAAAATAGTCTAGTAAGGCAATAATATCCTGTGAAGTGTCGTCCCCTGCTGGTGGGGAATCCACCACCaattttaaatggaaataagaagAGATGGCATCAGTAGCTGATAAACGACGAAGGCTATGCAATTGGATGGGTTGCACATCTGGTGNAGTAAGGCAATAATATCCGGTGAAGTGTCGTCCCCTGCTGGTGGGGAATCACCACCaattttaaatggaaataagaagAGATGGCATCAGTAGCTGATAAACGACGAAGGCTATGCAATTGGATGGGTTGCACATCTGGTGGATCGCCATGCCAACTGTACCGCTGTCCATGATAGTTGAATTCAAAAATACGAGCCCCATAATCTGTGACCACAGGACCTAATGTAGCCATCCACGATGCCCCAATAACCAGATCAGCCCCATGGACAGCTAACACAAAGAAATCTAAATGAATAGTTGATCCCTGAACTGTCAATGGCACACCCTGACAAACACCGTCACACTTGAGAAGTTGTCCACTTCCCACCACTACAGAGAAAATAGGGACTGGCGTCACTGGGAGCTGGAGAAACTTGGCCACCCGGGACTGGATAAAATTATGTGTGCTACCGCCGTCAACAAGCACCTGTACCGGAGAACCAGTGACATGTCCGGTGAGACGAATCACATGATCTGAAACGCTGCCAGTCAAGGCATGATAGGAAATAGTGGAGTGAGCCTGAACCTCCAAACATTGAAGTTCCTCGGCGAGGACCTCATCAGCAATCACGGGCGTCGGCATAAGCAAAGGATCCTCGACCTCATATGACAAAAGCAACAATTGAGGGCCAGTCTTACAACGATGGCCGGCAGAAAACTTCTCATCACAATTGAAGCAAAGCCCTTTTTCCCGACGACTCTGCATCTCAGCTTGAGATAGGCGCTTAAAGGGAAGACGACCATTAGAGGGCGTCGTCGGCGCATTTGGAGCTGATTGGGATGTCGGCGTAGGCAACAAAGGTTGGGTCCGAGCAGAAGCGGGTCGGGGCGGCCCTTTTTCAGCTATAATACGTTGCTCCTGAATATGGGCTAGGTTAATGACTTGGTCCAACCGTGTGGGCTCATGAGCAGTAACAGCAGTTAGAATATCGGGTCGAAGGCCCGAAAGAAAGCATTCTACCAAAAACTCCTCAGGCAACGTCATCGTTTCATTCAAAACAGCTTCAAAACGACGCCGAAAGTCTGCAACTGTAGAAGTTTGCATCAACTTAGACAGACGAGCTTCTGGCGAAAGGACATGACGAGGACGAAAGCGACTAAGCAGTTTCTCTGTGAATCGAGGCCAATCACTCAACTGCTTATTACGATAGAGCCATCTATACCACTCCAAGGCTTCACCGTCAAGATAAAACGAAGCCAAGGTCAATTTATGTTCAGCGATAATACCGTAGAAATCAAAATAACGATCAGCCTGAAAGATCCAAGCGTCTGGCTGTGCACCATTAAAACGACCAAATTCAACCGGTGCCGGCTTATGGCGAACAGACATATGACCACTAGATGAACCACTAGTTATGCTAGAAGGTGGAGCAACCATCAGCGACGGCAAACGAGAGCTGAGATTTGCTACCTGAGCAGCAAGATCTTGAATCACTAACTGTTGACTTGCCAGGTGGGAACGAAGGTCAGCATCAGAAAGGCCAGAAGAGTCGGAACCGTCGGGAGCTATGAGTTTCGAATCTGGTGACATGATTGTCGGCACAATGAAAGCACCAATGGAACGATAAGGATCCCAAGTAGTATATTATAAACTAACACTTCCAAGTTGCTTACAAAATAGATCTAAAACTTGAAGGAAACAGAAATATTACAAAAGCATTAATAAGGATAAAGAAGGTGATGAGGATGAGAAGATTACAGAGATGAGAATAAGAAATTGATATAACTTGTTCACTACCCTACTCATCCTCATTTTAGCTACTTATACTAACTCTCAGTACTTGTGTGGCCCTTCACGTGATTTGCCCCAGTCACAACATAATCAATTAATTTCTTAGGTGCAGTCCTCAGACGCGTGCTTCTCCTTGGTGTCCCACTCAAGTTATCCAGCTCGGCAGAATGTGGGTCCACAACANNNNNNNNNNNNNNNNNNNNNNNNNNNNNNNNNNNNNNNNNNNNNNNNNNNNNNNNNNNNNNNNNNNNNNNNNNNNNNNNNNNNNNNNNNNNNNNNNNNNNNNNNNNNNNNNNNNNNNNNNNNNNNNNNNNNNNNNNNNNNNNNNNNNNNNNNNNNNNNNNNNNNNNNNNNNNNNNNNNNNNNNNNNNNNNNNNNNNNNNNNNNNNNNNNNNNNNNNNNNNNNNNNNNNNNNNNNNNNNNNNNNNNNNNNNNNNNNNNNNNNNNNNNNNNNNNNNNNNNNNNNNNNNNNNNNNNNNNNNNNNNNNNNNNNNNNNNNNNNNNNNNNNNNNNNNNNNNNNNNNNNNNNNNNNNNNNNNNNNNNNNNNNNNNNNNNNNNNNNNNNNNNNNNNNNNNNNNNNNNNNNNNNNNNNNNNNNNNNNNNNNNNNNNNNNNNNNNNNNNNNNNNNNNNNNNNNNNNNNNNNNNNNNNNNNNNNNNNNNNNNNNNNNNNNNNNNNNNNNNNNNNNNNNNNNNNNNNNNNNNNNNNNNNNNNNNNNNNNNNNNNNNNNNNNNNNNNNNNNNNNNNNNNNNNNNNNNNNNNNNNNNNNNNNNNNNNNNNNNNNNNNNNNNNNNNNNNNNNNNNNNNNNNNNNNNNNNNNNNNNNNNNNNNNNNNNNNNNNNNNNNNNNNNNNNNNNNNNNNNNNNNNNNNNNNNNNNNNNNNNNNNNNNNNNNNNNNNNNNNNNNNNNNNNNNNNNNNNNNNNNNNNNNNNNNNNNNNNNNNNNNNNNNNNNNNNNNNNNNNNNNNNNNNNNNNNNNNNNNNNNNNNNNNNNNNNNNNNNNNNNNNNNNNNNNNNNNNNNNNNNNNNNNNNNNNNNNNNNNNNNNNNNNNNNNNNNNNNNNNNNNNNNNNNNNNNNNNNNNNNNNNNNNNNNNNNNNNNNNNNNNNNNNNNNNNNNNNNNNNNNNNNNNNNNNNNNNNNNNNNNNNNNNNNNNNNNNNNNNNNNNNNNNNNNNNNNNNNNNNNNNNNNNNNNNNNNNNNNNNNNNNNNNNNNNNNNNNNNNNNNNNNNNNNNNNNNNNNNNNNNNNNNNNNNNNNNNNNNNNNNNNNNNNNNNNNNNNNNNNNNNNNNNNNNNNNNNNNNNNNNNNNNNNNNNNNNNNNNNNNNNNNNNNNNNNNNNNNNNNNNNNNNNNNNNNNNNNNNNNNNNNNNNNNNNNNNNNNNNNNNNNNNNNNNNNNNNNNNNNNNNNNNNNNNNNNNNNNNNNNNNNNNNNNNNNNNNNNNNNNNNNNNNNNNNNNNNNNNNNNNNNNNNNNNNNNNNNNNNNNNNNNNNNNNNNNNNNNNNNNNNNNNNNNNNNNNNNNNNNNNNNNNNNNNNNNNNNNNNNNNNNNNNNNNNNNNNNNNNNNNNNNNNNNNNNNNNNNNNNNNNNNNNNNNNNNNNNNNNNNNNNNNNNNNNNNNNNNNNNNNNNNNNNNNNNNNNNNNNNNNNNNNNNNNNNNNNNNNNNNNNNNNNNNNNNNNNNNNNNNNNNNNNNNNNNNNNNNNNNNNNNNNNNNNNNNNNNNNNNNNNNNNNNNNNNNNNNNNNNNNNNNNNNNNNNNNNNNNNNNNNNNNNNNNNNNNNNNNNNNNNNNNNNNNNNNNNNNNNNNNNNNNNNNNNNNNNNNNNNNNNNNNNNNNNNNNNNNNNNNNNNNNNNNNNNNNNNNNNNNNNNNNNNNNNNNNNNNNNNNNNNNNNNNNNNNNNNNNNNNNNNNNNNNNNNNNNNNNNNNNNNNNNNNNNNNNNNNNNNNNNNNNNNNNNNNNNNNNNNNNNNNNNNNNNNNNNNNNNNNNNNNNNNNNNNNNNNNNNNNNNNNNNNNNNNNNNNNNNNNNNNNNNNNNNNNNNNNNNNNNNNNNNNNNNNNNNNNNNNNNNNNNNNNNNNNNNNNNNNNNNNNNNNNNNNNNNNNNNNNNNNNNNNNNNNNNNNNNNNNNNNNNNNNNNNNNNNNNNNNNNNNNNNNNNNNNNNNNNNNNNNNNNNNNNNNNNNNNNNNNNNNNNNNNNNNNNNNNNNNNNNNNNNNNNNNNNNNNNNNNNNNNNNNNNNNNNNNNNNNNNNNNNNNNNNNNNNNNNNNNNNNNNNNNNNNNNNNNNNNNNNNNNNNNNNNNNNNNNNNNNNNNNNNNNNNNNNNNNNNNNNNNNNNNNNNNNNNNNNNNNNNNNNNNNNNNNNNNNNNNNNNNNNNNNNNNNNNNNNNNNNNNNNNNNNNNNNNNNNNNNNNNNNNNNNNNNNNNNNNNNNNNNNNNNNNNNNNNNNNNNNNNNNNNNNNNNNNNNNNNNNNNNNNNNNNNNNNNNNNNNNNNNNNNNNNNNNNNNNNNNNNNNNNNNNNNNNNNNNNNNNNNNNNNNNNNNNNNNNNNNNNNNNNNNNNNNNNNNNNNNNNNNNNNNNNNNNNNNNNNNNNNNNNNNNNNNNNNNNNNNNNNNNNNNNNNNNNNNNNNNNNNNNNNNNNNNNNNNNNNNNNNNNNNNNNNNNNNNNNNNNNNNNNNNNNNNNNNNNNNNNNNNNNNNNNNNNNNNNNNNNNNNNNNNNNNNNNNNNNNNNNNNNNNNNNNNNNNNNNNNNNNNNNNNNNNNNNNNNNNNNNNNNNNNNNNNNNNNNNNNNNNNNNNNNNNNNNNNNNNNNNNNNNNNNNNNNNNNNNNNNNNNNNNNNNNNNNNNNNNNNNNNNNNNNNNNNNNNNNNNNNNNNNNNNNNNNNNNNNNNNNNNNNNNNNNNNNNNNNNNNNNNNNNNNNNNNNNNNNNNNNNNNNNNNNNNNNNNNNNNNNNNNNNNNNNNNNNNNNNNNNNNNNNNNNNNNNNNNNNNNNNNNNNNNNNNNNNNNNNNNNNNNNNNNNNNNNNNNNNNNNNNNNNNNNNNNNNNNNNNNNNNNNNNNNNNNNNNNNNNNNNNNNNNNNNNNNNNNNNNNNNNNNNNNNNNNNNNNNNNNNNNNNNNNNNNNNNNNNNNNNNNNNNNNNNNNNNNNNNNNNNNNNNNNNNNNNNNNNNNNNNNNNNNNNNNNNNNNNNNNNNNNNNNNNNNNNNNNNNNNNNNNNNNNNNNNNNNNNNNNNNNNNNNNNNNNNNNNNNNNNNNNNNNNNNNNNNNNNNNNNNNNNNNNNNNNNNNNNNNNNNNNNNNNNNNNNNNNNNNNNNNNNNNNNNNNNNNNNNNNNNNNNNNNNNNNNNNNNNNNNNNNNNNNNNNNNNNNNNNNNNNNNNNNNNNNNNNNNNNNNNNNNNNNNNNNNNNNNNNNNNNNNNNNNNNNNNNNNNNNNNNNNNNNNNNNNNNNNNNNNNNNNNNNNNNNNNNNNNNNNNNNNNNNNNNNNNNNNNNNNNNNNNNNNNNNNNNNNNNNNNNNNNNNNNNNNNNNNNNNNNNNNNNNNNNNNNNNNNNNNNNNNNNNNNNNNNNNNNNNNNNNNNNNNNNNNNNNNNNNNNNNNNNNNNNNNNNNNNNNNNNNNNNNNNNNNNNNNNNNNNNNNNNNNNNNNNNNNNNNNNNNNNNNNNNNNNNNNNNNNNNNNNNNNNNNNNNNNNNNNNNNNNNNNNNNNNNNNNNNNNNNNNNNNNNNNNNNNNNNNNNNNNNNNNNNNNNNNNNNNNNNNNNNNNNNNNNNNNNNNNNNNNNNNNNNNNNNNNNNNNNNNNNNNNNNNNNNNNNNNNNNNNNNNNNNNNNNNNNNNNNNNNNNNNNNNNNNNNNNNNNNNNNNNNNNNNNNNNNNNNNNNNNNNNNNNNNNNNNNNNNNNNNNNNNNNNNNNNNNNNNNNNNNNNNNNNNNNNNNNNNNNNNNNNNNNNNNNNNNNNNNNNNNNNNNNNNNNNNNNNNNNNNNNNNNNNNNNNNNNNNNNNNNNNNNNNNNNNNNNNNNNNNNNNNNNNNNNNNNNNNNNNNNNNNNNNNNNNNNNNNNNNNNNNNNNNNNNNNNNNNNNNNNNNNNNNNNNNNNNNNNNNNNNNNNNNNNNNNNNNNNNNNNNNNNNNNNNNNNNNNNNNNNNNNNNNNNNNNNNNNNNNNNNNNNNNNNNNNNNNNNNNNN comes from the Solanum stenotomum isolate F172 unplaced genomic scaffold, ASM1918654v1 scaffold32793, whole genome shotgun sequence genome and includes:
- the LOC125852197 gene encoding uncharacterized protein LOC125852197 translates to MSPDSKLIAPDGSDSSGLSDADLRSHLASQQLVIQDLAAQVANLSSRLPSLMVAPPSSITSGSSSGHMSVRHKPAPVEFGRFNGAQPDAWIFQADRYFDFYGIIAEHKLTLASFYLDGEALEWYRWLYRNKQLSDWPRFTEKLLSRFRPRHVLSPEARLSKLMQTSTVADFRRRFEAVLNETMTLPEEFLVECFLSGLRPDILTAVTAHEPTRLDQVINLAHIQEQRIIAEKGPPRPASARTQPLLPTPTSQSAPNAPTTPSNGRLPFKRLSQAEMQSRREKGLCFNCDEKFSAGHRCKTGPQLLLLSYEVEDPLLMPTPVIADEVLAEELQCLEVQAHSTISYHALTGSVSDHVIRLTGHVTGSPVQVLVDGGSTHNFIQSRVAKFLQLPVTPVPIFSVVVGSGQLLKCDGVCQGVPLTVQGSTIHLDFFVLAVHGADLVIGASWMATLGPVVTDYGARIFEFNYHGQRYSWHGDPPDVQPIQLHSLRRLSATDAISSYFHLKLVKPQGLPPVRPQDHTIHLLPGTEPVNVRPYRYPYFQKNVMEQLVGDMIRDGVIRPSTSPFSSPVLLVRKNDGTWRFCVDYRALNAVTVRDRFPIPTIDELFDELYGAQFFSKLDLLSGYHQIRVRSGDVEKTAFRTHEGHYEFLVMPFGLSNAPSTFQATMNDIFRPYLRRFVLVFFDDILIYSPSWTAHLEQLRLVLQLLQEHKLVAKRSKCVFGQASVDYLGHVITTAGLAVDPTKITIIQQWPTPFSVKDVRSFLGLAGYYRRFIHHFASIAAPLTDLLRKEAFVWAVPQQAAFDALRLCLSSTPVLALPDFSKAFQLETDASGVGIGAILSQNGHLVAFFSQKLSKRMQQASTYHREMFAIIQAVGKWRQYLLGRQFTIVTDQQSLKNLTTQTIQTPEQQKWLRKLVGYDFTIIYRPGRHNGVADALSRVPDVIYMALSKSVPTLLTELRHLNTSHTELLALKQSILTSPTSVPALMG